A region of Nostoc sp. 'Peltigera membranacea cyanobiont' N6 DNA encodes the following proteins:
- a CDS encoding HetZ-related protein, whose product MKANVVNLPNSTPIFNNHLSTEEFSDSSSETLIELLCQEMQAQVKAAPRCVEALANRIAVEVERICDKSSRIQTSGQIKSWQITLGRHRMQKCLRYYQLGSKQGRVELHSNLGAMVYRHVTISGSELGFDARYSLIEDFLQAFYIEAIKAFRRENELPNDHTPRTQLQLAEYMAFTEQYAKRRINLPGGANQQLIILRAQGFARRQPQETTVDIEMAVESAKGEEAESYQRNSAVQQLRSQMIAQTNFDPSEESERDRVITELMKYLESQGQSDCMNYLSLKLQDLSAPEIDQILGLTSRQRDYLQQRFKYHVEKFAKQHHWQLVHQWLGAGLEQKLGLSSQQWDIFVNQLTEQQQQILQLKTARQTDQAIAKTIKCTPKQLQKRWTQLLELAWSIRNGHTEAQTG is encoded by the coding sequence ATGCAAGCACAAGTGAAAGCAGCACCCAGGTGCGTAGAAGCTTTAGCAAACCGCATAGCCGTAGAAGTAGAACGCATTTGCGATAAAAGCTCGCGTATCCAAACATCTGGGCAAATCAAATCCTGGCAGATTACGTTGGGAAGGCATCGGATGCAAAAGTGCTTACGTTACTACCAACTAGGTTCCAAACAAGGACGGGTGGAATTACATAGCAATTTGGGTGCTATGGTTTACCGTCATGTAACTATATCAGGCTCTGAGTTGGGTTTTGATGCTCGTTACAGCCTAATTGAAGATTTTTTACAAGCATTTTATATCGAAGCTATCAAAGCTTTCCGCAGAGAAAACGAACTACCTAACGATCACACACCGCGGACTCAGCTACAATTAGCTGAATACATGGCCTTTACAGAACAGTACGCCAAACGCCGTATCAATTTACCTGGTGGTGCAAATCAGCAATTGATTATCTTACGCGCCCAAGGTTTTGCTCGTCGTCAGCCCCAAGAGACTACTGTGGATATTGAAATGGCGGTAGAGTCAGCTAAGGGTGAAGAAGCAGAATCTTACCAGCGTAACTCGGCGGTGCAACAGCTGCGATCGCAGATGATTGCCCAAACTAATTTTGACCCATCTGAAGAATCAGAACGCGATCGCGTCATCACTGAGTTGATGAAATATCTGGAGTCTCAAGGTCAATCTGATTGTATGAACTACCTCAGCTTGAAACTTCAAGACCTCTCAGCCCCAGAAATTGACCAAATTCTCGGTTTAACCAGCCGTCAGCGCGATTATCTCCAACAACGGTTTAAATATCACGTAGAAAAGTTTGCTAAACAACACCATTGGCAATTAGTACATCAATGGTTAGGCGCAGGTTTAGAGCAAAAATTGGGTTTATCTTCCCAGCAGTGGGATATTTTTGTGAATCAACTCACAGAACAACAACAGCAAATATTACAGTTAAAAACTGCAAGACAAACTGACCAAGCGATCGCTAAAACCATCAAATGCACCCCCAAACAGTTACAAAAGCGCTGGACTCAACTGTTAGAACTAGCATGGTCTATCCGCAACGGTCATACTGAGGCACAGACCGGTTGA
- a CDS encoding PD-(D/E)XK nuclease superfamily protein: MALTQGGRANKSGNILEGNVEAILNGHNYFQVGNYVPKEFILNAALLPKRYGKEVYIGTGIYHTDLKVDFYVVGSSAMPSGLIFECKWQESPGSVDEKFPYLNMNIQNYYPAPTIVILGGEGMREGASKWLKARVNDNHNLLAVYSLDRFIAWANKNL, encoded by the coding sequence ATGGCTCTGACTCAAGGCGGACGGGCAAATAAGTCTGGGAATATTTTAGAAGGAAATGTAGAAGCAATCTTAAATGGGCATAATTATTTTCAAGTCGGTAACTATGTCCCAAAAGAATTTATACTGAATGCTGCTTTATTACCAAAACGTTATGGAAAAGAAGTTTATATTGGGACTGGAATTTATCATACCGATTTGAAGGTTGATTTTTATGTTGTTGGCTCATCGGCTATGCCATCTGGTTTAATTTTTGAGTGTAAATGGCAAGAAAGCCCAGGTTCTGTTGATGAAAAATTTCCTTACTTGAACATGAACATCCAGAACTATTACCCTGCACCAACTATCGTCATTTTAGGCGGGGAAGGTATGCGAGAAGGCGCAAGCAAATGGCTAAAAGCAAGAGTTAATGATAACCATAATTTATTAGCAGTTTACAGCTTAGACAGATTTATTGCTTGGGCAAATAAAAATCTTTAA
- a CDS encoding DNA adenine methylase — MVIQIPKETSPRPFLKWAGGKSRLIQQYIPYFPKSYKNYYEPFLGGGAVFFYLQPNIATLTDINAELINTYCCVKCHADELIFLLKEHKYRHNKDYYYSVRNHSDGTDIEKAARLIYLNKTCFNGLYRVNSQGKFNVPLGRYENPNICSEVLLKAASEALSHAEIKQADFTEVLNHATSSDDFVFFDPPYYPISDTSYFTAYSQNCFSKKDQELLRDTCAELANRGVKVMVCNSDSEFIRNIYKDINFETYKIKAARSINSNIKNRGMIDELLITSF, encoded by the coding sequence ATGGTAATTCAAATTCCCAAGGAAACTAGCCCGCGTCCATTTTTGAAGTGGGCAGGGGGTAAAAGTAGATTAATACAACAATATATTCCTTATTTTCCCAAGAGTTATAAAAATTACTATGAGCCATTTTTAGGCGGTGGTGCTGTTTTTTTCTATCTCCAACCAAACATAGCAACTTTGACTGATATAAATGCCGAATTAATTAATACTTATTGTTGTGTTAAATGTCATGCTGATGAATTAATTTTTCTATTGAAAGAGCATAAGTATCGGCATAATAAAGATTATTATTATAGTGTCAGAAACCACTCTGATGGTACAGATATAGAAAAAGCGGCTCGTCTAATTTATCTTAATAAAACTTGTTTTAATGGTCTTTATCGAGTCAACTCACAGGGAAAGTTCAATGTGCCTTTAGGCAGATATGAAAATCCTAATATTTGTTCTGAGGTTTTACTAAAAGCAGCATCAGAAGCGCTTTCTCATGCAGAAATTAAACAAGCAGATTTTACAGAAGTCCTAAATCATGCAACTAGCAGTGATGACTTTGTATTTTTTGACCCACCCTATTATCCTATCAGTGACACTAGCTATTTCACTGCTTATAGTCAAAATTGTTTTAGTAAAAAAGACCAAGAACTCTTAAGAGATACTTGTGCAGAGTTAGCAAATCGTGGTGTCAAGGTTATGGTGTGTAATTCTGATAGTGAATTTATTAGAAATATTTATAAAGATATCAACTTTGAAACTTATAAAATAAAAGCAGCCCGCTCGATTAACTCCAATATAAAAAATAGAGGGATGATTGACGAACTATTAATTACATCCTTTTAA